In the Pungitius pungitius chromosome 5, fPunPun2.1, whole genome shotgun sequence genome, one interval contains:
- the rhobtb4 gene encoding rho related BTB domain containing 4 isoform X1, translating into MDIDTDYERPNVETIKCVVVGDNAVGKTRLICARACNATLTQYQLLATHVPTVWAIDQYRVCQEVLERSRDVVDEVSVSLRLWDTFGDHHKDRRFAYGRSDVVVLCFSLANPNSLRHVRTMWFPEIKHFCPRTPIILVGCQLDLRYADLDAVNRARRPLAKPIKPTDILPPERGHEVAKELGIPYYETSIVAQFGVKDVFDNAIRAALISRRHLQFWKSHLKRVQRPFLQAPFLPPRPPRPIVGIPDPPSTDGEGPDSLFCQPLCTDVLFLLHDGATRVFAHKVYLATSCSKFYDLFTLDLGGSCTEPLGEEQENKENLESVEEDEQSRRGAKEQAGRTKSLDIDNDGMDGGVRGLNRPQLLQQGSLRTSQSDNALPSRAHYSLGALGTSRALSGWGRGFLSVCVEHVDDPMTGRPRLMTVVAMDALIQEEPFKAVLQYLYTGSLDESRGDLMQVATIAELLEVFDLRMMVANVLNRESFMNQEITKAFHVRRANRIKECLNKGTFADVAFRLDDGCLPAHKPLLISSCSWMAAMFRGSFMESYIEEVSIPNTGAACMRGVLEFLYCGLLTPSTGLEPIELIILANRLCLPRLVALTEQHAVDELLQLAAKGGDIDGQVLAYLELAQFHNAKQLSAWCLHHICTNYNSICRKFPKDMKVMSAENQNHFEKQRWPPVWFLKEEDRYLRSQKEREREEEILRKQHNKRGWCFWRHPSSSPHVS; encoded by the exons ATGGATATAGACACAGACTATGAGCGGCCCAATGTGGAAACCATTAAATGTGTGGTGGTAGGGGATAATGCAGTAGGCAAGACCAGGCTAATCTGTGCCCGGGCCTGCAATGCCACCCTTACACAGTATCAGCTGCTTGCCACCCACGTGCCGACCGTCTGGGCCATCGACCAGTACCGTGTATGCCAGGAG gttttGGAGAGATCTCGCGATGTAGTGGATGAGGTCAGTGTGTCCCTGAGGCTATGGGACACATTCGGGGATCATCACAAAGACAGACGATTTGCCTATGGCAG GTCTGACGTTGTGGTGCTTTGCTTCTCTCTGGCTAATCCCAATTCCCTGCGCCATGTCCGCACCATGTGGTTCCCGGAGATCAAGCACTTTTGTCCCCGGACACCCATCATTCTGGTTGGCTGCCAGTTGGACCTGCGCTACGCCGACCTTGATGCAGTCAACCGTGCACGCCGCCCCCTAGCAAA ACCAATCAAACCTACGGATATCCTTCCACCAGAGAGAGGCCATGAGGTGGCAAAGGAACTTGGGATTCCCTACTACGAGACCAGTATTGTTGCCCAGTTTGGAGTCAAAGATGTCTTTGACAATGCCATCCGAGCGGCCCTCATCTCCCGTCGTCACCTGCAGTTCTGGAAGTCACACCTGAAAAGGGTCCAGAGGCCCTTTCTCCAGGCGCCCTTCCTGCCTCCTCGCCCACCTCGCCCTATAGTTGGAATTCCAGACCCGCCTTCCACAGACGGGGAGGGCCCCGATTCCCTTTTCTGCCAGCCGTTGTGCACAGATGTTCTTTTCCTTCTGCACGATGGGGCCACTCGCGTATTTGCACACAAAGTATATCTGGCAACATCTTGCTCCAAGTTCTACGACCTCTTCACCCTTGATCTTGGTGGATCCTGCACAGAGCCActgggggaggagcaggagaacaaGGAAAACTTGGAGAGTGTTGAGGAAGATgagcagagcaggagaggagccAAGGAGCAAGCTGGGCGCACTAAGAGCCTGGACATTGATAACGacgggatggatggaggagtgCGGGGCCTTAATCGACCCCAGCTGCTTCAGCAGGGCTCTTTGAGGACTTCCCAGAGTGATAACGCACTTCCCTCCCGAGCCCACTACTCCCTGGGAGCTCTAGGGACCAGTCGAGCGCTTtcaggatgggggagggggttcctgagtgtgtgtgttgagcatgTTGATGACCCCATGACGGGACGCCCACGACTCATGACTGTGGTAGCCATGGATGCTCTTATACAGGAGGAACCGTTCAAG GCGGTGCTTCAGTACCTGTACACGGGCAGCCTGGACGAGAGCCGTGGCGATCTGATGCAAGTGGCCACCATCGCAGAGCTGCTCGAGGTGTTTGACCTGCGGATGATGGTGGCCAATGTTCTCAACAGAGAGAGCTTCATGAATCAGGAGATCACAAAGGCTTTCCACGTGCGCAGAGCCAACCGCATCAAGGAGTGTCTCAACAAAGGCACCTTTGCTG ATGTGGCGTTTCGACTGGACGATGGCTGCCTGCCGGCCCACAAGCCCCTGCTcatctccagctgcagctggatGGCCGCCATGTTCCGAGGTTCTTTCATGGAAAGCTACATCGAGGAG GTATCCATCCCTAACACCGGTGCAGCCTGTATGCGCGGGGTCTTGGAGTTCCTGTACTGCGGTCTGTTGACACCCAGTACTGGTCTGGAGCCCATCGAACTTATTATCCTCGCCAACCGCCTGTGTTTGCCCCGCCTGGTTGCCCTCACAG AACAGCACGCTGTAGATGAGCTTCTCCAGTTGGCTGCAAAAGGAGGCGACATTGATGGACAAGTGTTGGCTTACCTTGAGCTTGCACAG ttccACAATGCCAAGCAACTATCAGCTTGGTGTCTCCATCACATCTGCACTAATTATAACAGCATCTGCCGCAAGTTTCCCAAAGACATGAAGGTCATGTCTGCAG AAAACCAGAATCACTTTGAGAAGCAGCGCTGGCCTCCTGTGTGGttcctgaaggaggaggaccgCTACCTGCGCTCTCAGAAGGAGCGCGAGCGCGAGGAGGAGATCTTGCGGAAGCAACACAACAAGCGGGGCTGGTGTTTCTGGAGGCACCCGTCCTCCTCTCCACACGTCTCCTAA
- the rhobtb4 gene encoding rho related BTB domain containing 4 isoform X2, producing MWVNSGTVGRALSMDIDTDYERPNVETIKCVVVGDNAVGKTRLICARACNATLTQYQLLATHVPTVWAIDQYRVCQEVLERSRDVVDEVSVSLRLWDTFGDHHKDRRFAYGRSDVVVLCFSLANPNSLRHVRTMWFPEIKHFCPRTPIILVGCQLDLRYADLDAVNRARRPLAKPIKPTDILPPERGHEVAKELGIPYYETSIVAQFGVKDVFDNAIRAALISRRHLQFWKSHLKRVQRPFLQAPFLPPRPPRPIVGIPDPPSTDGEGPDSLFCQPLCTDVLFLLHDGATRVFAHKVYLATSCSKFYDLFTLDLGGSCTEPLGEEQENKENLESVEEDEQSRRGAKEQAGRTKSLDIDNDGMDGGVRGLNRPQLLQQGSLRTSQSDNALPSRAHYSLGALGTSRALSGWGRGFLSVCVEHVDDPMTGRPRLMTVVAMDALIQEEPFKAVLQYLYTGSLDESRGDLMQVATIAELLEVFDLRMMVANVLNRESFMNQEITKAFHVRRANRIKECLNKGTFADVAFRLDDGCLPAHKPLLISSCSWMAAMFRGSFMESYIEEVSIPNTGAACMRGVLEFLYCGLLTPSTGLEPIELIILANRLCLPRLVALTEQHAVDELLQLAAKGGDIDGQVLAYLELAQFHNAKQLSAWCLHHICTNYNSICRKFPKDMKVMSAENQNHFEKQRWPPVWFLKEEDRYLRSQKEREREEEILRKQHNKRGWCFWRHPSSSPHVS from the exons ATGTGGGTCAATTCCGGAACCGTCGGAAG GGCCCTCTCCATGGATATAGACACAGACTATGAGCGGCCCAATGTGGAAACCATTAAATGTGTGGTGGTAGGGGATAATGCAGTAGGCAAGACCAGGCTAATCTGTGCCCGGGCCTGCAATGCCACCCTTACACAGTATCAGCTGCTTGCCACCCACGTGCCGACCGTCTGGGCCATCGACCAGTACCGTGTATGCCAGGAG gttttGGAGAGATCTCGCGATGTAGTGGATGAGGTCAGTGTGTCCCTGAGGCTATGGGACACATTCGGGGATCATCACAAAGACAGACGATTTGCCTATGGCAG GTCTGACGTTGTGGTGCTTTGCTTCTCTCTGGCTAATCCCAATTCCCTGCGCCATGTCCGCACCATGTGGTTCCCGGAGATCAAGCACTTTTGTCCCCGGACACCCATCATTCTGGTTGGCTGCCAGTTGGACCTGCGCTACGCCGACCTTGATGCAGTCAACCGTGCACGCCGCCCCCTAGCAAA ACCAATCAAACCTACGGATATCCTTCCACCAGAGAGAGGCCATGAGGTGGCAAAGGAACTTGGGATTCCCTACTACGAGACCAGTATTGTTGCCCAGTTTGGAGTCAAAGATGTCTTTGACAATGCCATCCGAGCGGCCCTCATCTCCCGTCGTCACCTGCAGTTCTGGAAGTCACACCTGAAAAGGGTCCAGAGGCCCTTTCTCCAGGCGCCCTTCCTGCCTCCTCGCCCACCTCGCCCTATAGTTGGAATTCCAGACCCGCCTTCCACAGACGGGGAGGGCCCCGATTCCCTTTTCTGCCAGCCGTTGTGCACAGATGTTCTTTTCCTTCTGCACGATGGGGCCACTCGCGTATTTGCACACAAAGTATATCTGGCAACATCTTGCTCCAAGTTCTACGACCTCTTCACCCTTGATCTTGGTGGATCCTGCACAGAGCCActgggggaggagcaggagaacaaGGAAAACTTGGAGAGTGTTGAGGAAGATgagcagagcaggagaggagccAAGGAGCAAGCTGGGCGCACTAAGAGCCTGGACATTGATAACGacgggatggatggaggagtgCGGGGCCTTAATCGACCCCAGCTGCTTCAGCAGGGCTCTTTGAGGACTTCCCAGAGTGATAACGCACTTCCCTCCCGAGCCCACTACTCCCTGGGAGCTCTAGGGACCAGTCGAGCGCTTtcaggatgggggagggggttcctgagtgtgtgtgttgagcatgTTGATGACCCCATGACGGGACGCCCACGACTCATGACTGTGGTAGCCATGGATGCTCTTATACAGGAGGAACCGTTCAAG GCGGTGCTTCAGTACCTGTACACGGGCAGCCTGGACGAGAGCCGTGGCGATCTGATGCAAGTGGCCACCATCGCAGAGCTGCTCGAGGTGTTTGACCTGCGGATGATGGTGGCCAATGTTCTCAACAGAGAGAGCTTCATGAATCAGGAGATCACAAAGGCTTTCCACGTGCGCAGAGCCAACCGCATCAAGGAGTGTCTCAACAAAGGCACCTTTGCTG ATGTGGCGTTTCGACTGGACGATGGCTGCCTGCCGGCCCACAAGCCCCTGCTcatctccagctgcagctggatGGCCGCCATGTTCCGAGGTTCTTTCATGGAAAGCTACATCGAGGAG GTATCCATCCCTAACACCGGTGCAGCCTGTATGCGCGGGGTCTTGGAGTTCCTGTACTGCGGTCTGTTGACACCCAGTACTGGTCTGGAGCCCATCGAACTTATTATCCTCGCCAACCGCCTGTGTTTGCCCCGCCTGGTTGCCCTCACAG AACAGCACGCTGTAGATGAGCTTCTCCAGTTGGCTGCAAAAGGAGGCGACATTGATGGACAAGTGTTGGCTTACCTTGAGCTTGCACAG ttccACAATGCCAAGCAACTATCAGCTTGGTGTCTCCATCACATCTGCACTAATTATAACAGCATCTGCCGCAAGTTTCCCAAAGACATGAAGGTCATGTCTGCAG AAAACCAGAATCACTTTGAGAAGCAGCGCTGGCCTCCTGTGTGGttcctgaaggaggaggaccgCTACCTGCGCTCTCAGAAGGAGCGCGAGCGCGAGGAGGAGATCTTGCGGAAGCAACACAACAAGCGGGGCTGGTGTTTCTGGAGGCACCCGTCCTCCTCTCCACACGTCTCCTAA